In a genomic window of Diabrotica undecimpunctata isolate CICGRU chromosome 2, icDiaUnde3, whole genome shotgun sequence:
- the LOC140434003 gene encoding uncharacterized protein, translated as MFLYSCVQVQRPLIWKQLQVLVLNLNKFLTIRSDQGTNFKIASNEIIKLAHSFAQNLSLNWDFNCADVPHFNRLTKAMVKSFKNHIYCVLGAQVLIYEEFYTLITQIKAVLNCSHLYAASSDPNDLQALAPGHFLIFKPVVDSIADPDLSVLKINESLATNPKDKKGLLEKIV; from the coding sequence ATGTTTTTGTATTCGTGTGTACAAGTACAAAGACCATTGATCTGGAAGCAACTTCAAGTCTTAGTTCTAAATCTAAATAAGTTTTTAACAATTAGGAGTGATCAAGGTACCAATTTTAAAATAGCCAGCAACGAAATCATTAAACTAGCTCACTCTTTTGCTCAAAATCTTTCCCTTAACTGGGATTTTAATTGTGCCGACGTCCCTCACTTTAATCGGTTAACCAAAGCTATGGTTAAATCATTCAAGAACCACATATATTGTGTTTTGGGTGCACAAGTTTTGATTTATGAAGAGTTCTATACTCTTATTACCCAAATCAAGGCAGTTCTTAACTGCAGTCATTTGTATGCAGCAAGCTCTGACCCTAATGACTTACAGGCACTGGCTCCTGgtcactttttaatttttaaacccgTAGTGGATTCAATTGCCGATCCAGATCTAAGCGTTTTAAAGATTAATGAATCGTTGGCAACTAATCCAAAGGATAAGAAGGGACTTTTGGAAAAGATTGTCTAA